From the Drosophila willistoni isolate 14030-0811.24 chromosome 2L unlocalized genomic scaffold, UCI_dwil_1.1 Seg168, whole genome shotgun sequence genome, the window ttttcatttacttttttttttgttttgttttttgtgtatttaaaaacaagtcttaattattactttttgtttttcatttttattctgcaaaaatgtatttaaaaataaaaaatataacataaacaataagcAAATAACACAACATTTTATTCAGTGTcctaaaattaatttaacaaaCCATGGAAAATGTAACTACTAGTCGAGTTATATTCACTTTGTagtattagtttttttttgtttcttctttttttttgtttttgttattaataGTATTTAGGAAAATTGTCGAATTTTCAATTCCATGAAGCAGCCTGAGTGACGTAGTAATTTAAGTTGCGAATAAACAAATtggagttttttattttggattttggttttttgtttgttttttgttgttttgctggCTTTGGTgggtggatggatggatggatttTGAACTGGATCTGTTTCGTAACTGGGTAGGATTGAAATTTGCAACTGGAAGACACTTAAACTCTAGCAAAGTGTTTATGTGTttatgtgtatttgtgtgtgtgtgtgttaggtatatgtctttaaaactaGGCACACCAACTAACTAAGTACTACTAAATAAAcattctctctttctctctatttctGTTATGATCAGACCAACCAATCTAGGTTCTAATACAAACTTTGTGCTTTCAAATAATGgttatgagtgtgtgtgtgtgtgtgttatgtatgtgtgtgtgttatcatcatcatcctccaGCTCCTTCAACACTAcgtcacattttttttttcttttggggaTTTCTTATTGGTTGTTAAAACATATGTTAACTTTTGCTTATATTTCGTTcactgttttttttgtttttttgtttatatatttataataattaattcgacaactttgtttttgttttgctaaaatgtaaagttaacgatataattttgttaatttcattttctttaaaGGTAATACTGCTTAATGAAGGAGAGTAAATGAATTTCCACTGTGTAatagtgtgtgtgttgtgttggTGTGAATGATAGGATgagcgagtgtgtgtgtgtgtgttgggaTTTGAGGAGTCAATTATTTGGATTTTCTTTTCGTATTAAACGCATCTCTTtgatatatacacatatatgtatctgtacATATCTTGCAGAGCTTTTGTTGGCAGTGATATTGCGAAacgttttcttttgtttctatatggtttgttttttttcttttcgcatagaaaaactttaaaatatatatatttatatagtagTAGAGAAAGTTTTTGAGAAAGGTTTTCGTTAAAATCTTCTAATTTCGTAGATCTTTCATGGACAATATAACCTTGCATTTTGCTAGTTTGGATTTACTTGATTAGCTTATAAAGTAAAAAGTGTTTAAGTAAATTTACAGAATCTAAATAATACGACGATCTCAATGATTTTATCATAAAATCTAGCTCGAGAGATTAAAAGGTGAACAGGTTGCTCctttcaacactaaaactagttgagaattgcAACGAAACAAAGAGAATTAAAGAGTATGCAAAGCTTTAGCacattttttgcatttctttaGCAATTCTTGTAAAGATATCAGACAAAAGTAACTGTATATGGATACACAATTAGAAATTCTGCAAGGATATATAATTTCCGGCGTTGCCGAAGTAAATTTAGTGATCTTTGgttttaaaatcaaatctATATAGGGAAAGACGTGTTTATATATGATGATGGTCACTCCACATATACTATAGCATACACTATACAGTTCTATAGctttacatatgtattatatttgtatgtgtatgtttcTGGTTTCAACTGTAGATGAGGCCATCCAAATACTTGCAAAATATTTTAGCCCTCAgctatttatttaaattttagacTTTACCACATTTGCAAGTATTTAGATAGAAAGTTCGATtgctatgttttttttttgtatttctgtGGTAGTTGTACTTGGATTGAATTTAAGTTATAAACATTTtcttgatttatatttaatgatttttattatatataggTATTTAATTAAATCTTTGTGAAATCTTGCTATTTATTATGTTACTGTTGTTCTGTTGTTGTATTTACAAAATGCTTCGATGTCGTTACTCATATGTATGACCTAAAACGTTTTCAAAACTAATtaagttaaatatatatatacatatatatgtgcgtGTATATATACGttaatataaatgtatgtaatacgtttttaaaaatgttttgttttcggtttttttggttggaaaaagttttgcatattttcctttctttgtttcttgttttgttttgttttgtatggtttgtttgttttttttcttcctttttttttgtttgtttcattcaatttgattaataCATCTTATGGAACTAATATTACAATAGATGCTATTTGTGTTTGCTCGTTTTACTCGATCGCTTGAAAAAAATGCTTCATCTTCTTCTATTTCCTCAAAATACTTTCAAccgattttttatttaattaacaactaattctggtttgtttttttttttttggggtgttttttgtttttataaactAATATAAATCGCCCAGTTACGTTATTCTTTGGTTTGTTAACGACTAGAACATACTTGTAGTTAGAAAAGAAGGAATCCGTTTCACATTAAtccaaatatatatagtacatatatgtatatatatgtgcctAAGTTTCTGGATTGTCTCCAAAAAGCCGCTTCTCCATGCAAAATGATTATATGGATTCTGATTCTATTGAAAATGACTGGCTACATATTGCTTAAATCACTCCAGAAGCGgcttttgacatttttttgacattttggAGGCAATCCAATAAATAATACtttaagaaaaacaataacaaaaatcaACATATCGCTATCGTCAACATCATCATTCCGATTATCACCGAACAATCATCTAAGTGGGGCTATCCGCATTGGAACCAGCATTCGAATTGTCTTGCATTTGAGCGAGTGTCTTGAACTTTTGAGAGTTTAGGAATCTaggaaaaccaaacaaattgtAATTAGTACTCTGAAAAAGGTTTGGTAAAGAGTTTCCACTCACCTCGGATATGAGTCTCTGTGCATTAGCGTATAGATCTGTATTTGAGCTTCGTCGAATGTGTGCGTCGTTGGCTCAATCATATTGCGATTGACTATTTCGCGTACTCGCGAATCCAATGACACTTCACGCGGTGACAATATCGATATATAATCCTCATATATCAGGCGCGCCTTTTCCTCGACCACTTCGGCGCTGTTCTCCTTCTTAAGGTCCTCGCAGGccaaccaaaataaaatattctcTTCACTAAATTCGCTACGCAGAAAGTCCCGGAAAACCTTACGGCCAGCTGAAAGTAAAGAAAGAGTTTTCATTATATCTATTTCACATAAACTGATTATTTGTATACGCACTtgaatttttcattaatttgtcAAAGCTTTTGCCCCAGCTTCGGATTTCTTCTAGTGTTGgtctataaacaaaaacaataatcagcaattttaaactaaaaaaattatttctttttatgaAAATACTTACTGTTCGCCATCTAAGAATTCGGAACTAACGAGATCACGTTTGGTCGGCGCATTTTCATCGGCATTTTTAATGGCAAGActgtaaaaaaataatttaataggTGAATATAAGCAAAAGatgtttcataaattataaaattagtGCGTTAGCGATTTGACCAAACTATCTTATTTTTATAGGATCGAAACAAAAACCATTAAATGATCGAGTATGCCTACTTATAGAATATCTTTTATTCTATTAAAACCTTAAAAAgaaatgtaaaataaatgaaaagacAATTTGTTAGCATACTTCTTGGGTTATATAGGAAATAATTAGTTTGAATTTAGCATCACTTTGGACTATAACAATaatgtagcatacttttcggGACACACTTTAAATCTTTTATTAGTTTGTTAATTAAActccaaaacaaacaaaactaacaacatttattttaattaaatggtttaagtgttttgtttttctttacgTATTTTTGAGCATTTTTCAACtcgaaaaatgtttgtttttgaatgTAACGAACATTTAGAAggtttggtttttataatttgaatgtaaacattattcaaaataaactttcattattacaaaaaaaatagccAGGTTATTAATTGGGGATCCAGAAAAGcaataaatgtacatatgtaacaAATCGGACTGCTCCAGATTACatccaaaatatttttctttcttcaaatttttctcTTAATTCAAGTCACATTCAAAtgaaacaaattcaaaaatgttttagATTATTTGGTTTAGCTCACATAAAATTTAGAGTGTGCGACATTTTTTGCACCATGaactttaaaatatctttttaAAATGTACACATATTGACATTTGataaagaaagcaaaaagggATTGTTTCAAAAGTAGTAAAAGGTCACTGAAAGTTCTTATCAAAGAATGATATTTATTGGTAACCCTTCCGTCTAGATTTATGTACTGTCCGTTCGTTCTGGTTCACTCTAATCGAAAAGGttccataaaaaaatatagatttGCGGGTATATATCATATCGTGGTCGAACTTGACAAAGCTTTGTTATCTGTTTGCCCATTTGCCCAGTTATCAGTTTGCGGCTAACATACATATTAATGTGTgtacatacagacatacataaatgtatgtatatgtatttatgtatgtaatttgTGAATCAAATGACATGACCAACTCCTTgccatgtacatacatatatacatatatatagaaaggCGCGAGGGCGAAAAAGATTCATTCACCAAAAAACTTGCAACACGCGGCGAGGTGGAAGTAGCCTCCacgaaacacacacacacacgctcgGTCACGAacccatacatatgtatgtatgtatgtatgtatgtacataatatatacttgaatttgatttgatttaaaaagtGCCCTTAGCTGTTCTTCTTAGCGCTCCCGAAAATTGTGAATGAATTCAGAGAGAGCCAAGGAAGAAGAGCGAAAGCTTTTTCAACCATACAcaatgattaaaaaaaaaaaaagaagcagaaCTTACCACTTGGCCCTATTTTTTTTCGATTGGATTTGGTTTTTGGATGATGTTATTGCGTTTCCCATCGAGCGGCATTAGAAAATAGATAGGaattgattgttgttgttggttggcatgtattattattttttttagttgagGGTTAACTAAAGGATAATTGAGGCAACACTCACcaggagcaggagcaacaacaacaccagcagAAGCAACACGGTTTCTGTGATTGCTGTCGTTGCAGCGGAGCATTCGATTCTTGCAATACATTCGAGGTGGCAATGACAGTTGTCACAGTGCCACCGCCAACGCCACCAccgcctcctcctccaccactCCCGCCCGCTACTGTTGTTGCAGATGGACCACCGCTGCCACCGTTGTTACCATTGTTAGCGCCATTATTGGAGGCAGCTGTCTGTTGTGATGATGCAGTCATGCCGCGCAGACGACAACCACTGGGTAGCTCGGATACAGTGCAGGACATGCTACAGGAAGCGACAGAGAGACAGCAAGTGTGACAGAACAGAATGCTGAATGATGATATTTTCTTTTCAGCTTGAAGGGCCTTTAACTTAACTAACGCCACTTACCTGCCCTCCCAAAGTTCGAGTTGATGTTGGCgctggtgttggtgttggtgttgccaCAGCTGCTAGACCGCCCACTGCCACTGACCTACCgtttgtcgtcgtcgtcgtggtcgtggtcgtcgttgtcgttgtcgtcccTCGCCCACACACTCATATACACGCTCACTTGGTGGTTGTGTCTCTTCctcgctctccctctctcgTTTActcacagcagcagcagcagcagtagcagcagggCAGGCGCGTTTGTTTATAAGCTCGCAGGAGAGTGCCAGCTAAGTACCGTTACGTACGTATTtatcgctctctctctccgcTCACACTCTCTCGTTTTCTCTCTTGCGCTCACTTTTTCCTGTTGttctttttagtatttttttttccttttttttttctccgcCTCCGTATATTCTCAAAATGCTAAAACTCCGTTACGATTTTactttgatttttctttctttttttccgaACTAAGAGCAATTacttttgcctttctttcgtTCTTTCCTTGAGGGCGGGGATGTAGCGCGGGTTTAGGTGGGCGTAAAATTATTGTATTTTCCTTTCCGTTTTTCGTTTTGTCGTTTTGTCGTTTTTTGTGATGTTAAATGCAAATGTCACGACATAGCCTCCGTTTTGCTTTGTTAAAGTCGTAGTCCTAGAAGTATTTCTTCTTCCTGCTTTGCTTGCGTGGGCTGGGGCAGGGGGGAACCTTTTGGCCCGATTTACATATTCCAATTGAATCTGTGGCCCTGCACCAGGGACAACATTACGAAATTTATGAGCAGCTGGAGCTATGTagttgttaaatatttttgttgttttcttgttttagtcattacacacacacacagacatgttcgcgcacacacacatgttgGCTGGCATACACGATTGGACACGCACACGaccacgcacacacacacacacacacacgcacacgcacacgcacactgAGGCGCAAGCAGGCACCTTTCAATTGAATGGCTGGCGGGGCGTATGCgtgattttttcttttattttgtgtggTTGAGCCTTTTCCGTTGGTCTGATGGAGCTAGTTACTAGTTAGGATTAGCATAGTTGTTGCATTTATCATAAAATATATCTCGAATTATTATTgttcccacacacacacacacacacaaacacagttactggcacacacacacacctattGACTCTAGTGTGTGCTTTGGTTTTTGTCGGTggtcgtcgtcgccgtcgtcgacgtcgtcgtcgtcgtcgtttttGGGCGGT encodes:
- the LOC6643325 gene encoding regulator of G-protein signaling 17 isoform X1; its protein translation is MSCTVSELPSGCRLRGMTASSQQTAASNNGANNGNNGGSGGPSATTVAGGSGGGGGGGGVGGGTVTTVIATSNVLQESNAPLQRQQSQKPCCFCWCCCCSCSWAKCLAIKNADENAPTKRDLVSSEFLDGEQPTLEEIRSWGKSFDKLMKNSTGRKVFRDFLRSEFSEENILFWLACEDLKKENSAEVVEEKARLIYEDYISILSPREVSLDSRVREIVNRNMIEPTTHTFDEAQIQIYTLMHRDSYPRFLNSQKFKTLAQMQDNSNAGSNADSPT
- the LOC6643325 gene encoding regulator of G-protein signaling 17 isoform X2: MSCTVSELPSGCRLRGMTASSQQTAASNNGANNGNNGGSGGPSATTVAGGSGGGGGGGGVGGGTVTTVIATSNVLQESNAPLQRQQSQKPCCFCWCCCCSCSCLAIKNADENAPTKRDLVSSEFLDGEQPTLEEIRSWGKSFDKLMKNSTGRKVFRDFLRSEFSEENILFWLACEDLKKENSAEVVEEKARLIYEDYISILSPREVSLDSRVREIVNRNMIEPTTHTFDEAQIQIYTLMHRDSYPRFLNSQKFKTLAQMQDNSNAGSNADSPT